From Scylla paramamosain isolate STU-SP2022 chromosome 16, ASM3559412v1, whole genome shotgun sequence, one genomic window encodes:
- the LOC135107930 gene encoding uncharacterized protein LOC135107930 isoform X2, which translates to MKWKWLSWSLVVLIVSQTLLTKTAANEEAVNAISIEKSVLDLLTPLIGDVTTALQGFIDIGKIGMGVAKFITIISDQIFNVSLEDMNFGSYIPLADRKMLAMFEVLSDRLDQMENGVNGVANSLRDLANGMQNMVRWEIALNTMEEYIRPINTLYRRFRLYQKMKDKIEDYTLMDFANTVVSHDTHSVMSLMAHLHSMAAPEASLRTSSLDEALSVSALNDPRFFYHVNEKVTRKMILQEKLITENMHDDNRPEQLSLRPSLFRMLQDTLKTSDNCHLHQSPQQLIEGLNIILALTEARGFAMLEFAWMILRVYNEGNFTVEQEVSKKLYLQYSEDIMSEAKSVLDEVPREFFRCDPRHHEEGETYIQLTELLQGYIENEVDMNADGSCSQNCGYYQHARNEGCYMPQSQYCGQHRRCNGIIHDCKFYDADATVCLSRKPYRRYDSITYENRKHLGSYQDCRGTEMKVDSWWRFLYHCSYCLCLCDDGSSPSSDRYISLTPALSDLQKNMIVTGVKFTKQRRVIHVQIQQGQVLPQGQINSSTIQWVETEPIVINNLNYTEGTDYKKLSFEDRSIDLDKLEGPGGHVVTGVRFRMLGSHLNLEIKITPINYTSGVMQPIMSYWISNDNTPAMAKNPRQEIDLHSPDDPTKFPALSKIDSLPDTFMRFVPTDRVKDVAQLTVPFFDSQTVAPTPSSWLSGIELFHKGQPGSGGFLAMKVFNYDMTPHMEVSSNEPRTVLLPKSQ; encoded by the exons ATGAAGTGGAAATGGCTGTCGTGGTCACTGGTGGTGCTGATTGTGTCTCAGACCCTGCTGACCAAAACTGCAGCAAATGAGGAGGCTGTAAATGCCATTAGTATTG AGAAATCAGTGCTGGACTTACTAACTCCACTCATAGGAGATGTGACCACAGCTCTTCAAGGTTTCATTGACATAGGCAAGATTGGGATGGGTGTTGCAAAGTTTATTACTATAATAAGTGACCAG atATTCAATGTTTCCCTGGAAGACATGAACTTTGGCTCATATATTCCCTTGGCAGACCGGAAAATGTTAGCAATGTTTGAAGTGCTTTCTGATCGTCTGGACCAAATGGAAAATGGA GTCAATGGAGTAGCAAACTCACTGCGAGACCTTGCCAATGGGATGCAAAACATGGTGAGATGGGAAATTGCACTCAACACCATGGAAGAGTACATCCGGCCCATTAACACCTTGTACAGAAGATTCCGTCTATACcagaaaatgaaagacaaa ATTGAAGATTATACTCTTATGGACTTTGCCAATACTGTCGTGTCCCATGACACTCACTCAGTCATGTCCTTAATGGCTCACCTGCACAGTATGGCAGCACCAGAGGCATCACTACGAACATCATCCCTTGACGAGGCACTG TCTGTTTCAGCTTTGAATGACCCAAGATTTTTCTACCATGTGAATGAAAAAGTAACACGCAAGATGATACTACAAGAAAAATTGATAACTGAAAACATGCATGATGATAATCGCCCTGAACAACTTTCACTTCGTCCAAGCCTCTTCCGTATGCTGCAAGACACCTTAAAA ACCAGTGATAATTGCCACTTGCACCAATCACCACAGCAACTGATTGAAGGACTCAATATAATACTTGCCCTCACTGAGGCACGAGGATTTGCAATGTTGGAGTTCGCATGGATGATTTTAAGAGTATATAATGAAG GCAATTTTACTGTAGAACAAGAAGTATCAAAGAAACTGTACCTGCAGTATTCTGAAGATATTATGAGTGAAGCAAAGAGTGTTCTGGACGAGGTACCTCGGGAATTCTTCAGATGTGATCCACGGCACCATGAAGAAGGCGAAACATATATTCAGTTGACTGAACTTTTGcag GGCTATATAGAAAATGAGGTTGACATGAATGCAGATGGCTCATGTTCACAAAACTGTGGGTATTACCAACATGCTAGAAACGAAGGATGCTACATGCCTCAATCCCAGTACTGTGGCCAGCATCGACGTTGTAATGGCATCATACATGACTGTAAGTTCTATGATGCAGATGCCACAGTGTGTCTTTCTAGAAAACCCTACAGACGGTATGACTCCATCACCTATGAAAATCGCAAGCATCTAGGAAGCTACCAGGATTGCAGAGGCACAGAAATGAAGGTGGACTCTTGGTGGAGATTTTTGTATCACTGCTCCTATTGTTTATGTCTGTGTGATGATGGTAGCTCCCCCTCAAGTGATCGTTACATCAGTCTGACTCCTGCCCTCAGTGACCTACAGAAGAACATG ATAGTAACAGGGGTGAAGTTTACTAAACAAAGGCGAGTGATCCACGTGCAGATACAGCAAGGGCAGGTACTTCCTCAAGGCCAAATTAATAGTTCAACCATTCAATGGGTGGAAACAGAGCCCATTGTAATTAACAA tcttaatTACACTGAAGGTACAGATTACAAGAAACTGTCATTTGAGGACCGCAGCATTGATTTAGACAAACTTGAAGGACCTGGGGGCCATGTAGTTACTGGTGTACGCTTCAGAATGCTTGGTTCACACTTAAACCTAGAG ATTAAAATTACACCAATCAACTACACGTCTGGAGTGATGCAGCCCATCATGAGCTACTGGATTAGTAATGACAACACTCCAGCCATGGCAAAGAACCCTAGACAAGAAATTGACCTTCATTCCCCTGATGACCCTACCAAGTTCCCAGCTTTGTCTAAGATTGACTCTCTGCCCGACACATTCATGCGATTTGTTCCCACAGACCGAGTGAAAGATGTTGCTCAACTTACAGTTCCTTTCTTTGACTCACAAACTGTGGCACCTACTCCTAGTTCTTGGCTATCAGGCATAGAGCTCTTCCATAAGGGCCAGCCTGGGTCTGGGGGATTCTTGGCAATGAAAGTCTTTAATTATGATATGACACCTCACATGGAAGTAAGCAGTAATGAACCTAGAACAGTATTATTGCCTAAATCTCAGTAA
- the LOC135107930 gene encoding uncharacterized protein LOC135107930 isoform X1, with protein MKWKWLSWSLVVLIVSQTLLTKTAANEEAVNAISIEKSVLDLLTPLIGDVTTALQGFIDIGKIGMGVAKFITIISDQTDGNLVPKTKTHHWRSRRQAFNYLHIFNVSLEDMNFGSYIPLADRKMLAMFEVLSDRLDQMENGVNGVANSLRDLANGMQNMVRWEIALNTMEEYIRPINTLYRRFRLYQKMKDKIEDYTLMDFANTVVSHDTHSVMSLMAHLHSMAAPEASLRTSSLDEALSVSALNDPRFFYHVNEKVTRKMILQEKLITENMHDDNRPEQLSLRPSLFRMLQDTLKTSDNCHLHQSPQQLIEGLNIILALTEARGFAMLEFAWMILRVYNEGNFTVEQEVSKKLYLQYSEDIMSEAKSVLDEVPREFFRCDPRHHEEGETYIQLTELLQGYIENEVDMNADGSCSQNCGYYQHARNEGCYMPQSQYCGQHRRCNGIIHDCKFYDADATVCLSRKPYRRYDSITYENRKHLGSYQDCRGTEMKVDSWWRFLYHCSYCLCLCDDGSSPSSDRYISLTPALSDLQKNMIVTGVKFTKQRRVIHVQIQQGQVLPQGQINSSTIQWVETEPIVINNLNYTEGTDYKKLSFEDRSIDLDKLEGPGGHVVTGVRFRMLGSHLNLEIKITPINYTSGVMQPIMSYWISNDNTPAMAKNPRQEIDLHSPDDPTKFPALSKIDSLPDTFMRFVPTDRVKDVAQLTVPFFDSQTVAPTPSSWLSGIELFHKGQPGSGGFLAMKVFNYDMTPHMEVSSNEPRTVLLPKSQ; from the exons ATGAAGTGGAAATGGCTGTCGTGGTCACTGGTGGTGCTGATTGTGTCTCAGACCCTGCTGACCAAAACTGCAGCAAATGAGGAGGCTGTAAATGCCATTAGTATTG AGAAATCAGTGCTGGACTTACTAACTCCACTCATAGGAGATGTGACCACAGCTCTTCAAGGTTTCATTGACATAGGCAAGATTGGGATGGGTGTTGCAAAGTTTATTACTATAATAAGTGACCAG ACTGATGGTAATTTAGTTCCTAAGACCAAGACCCATCATTGGCGTTCCCGCAGACAGGCCTTTAATTACTTACAT atATTCAATGTTTCCCTGGAAGACATGAACTTTGGCTCATATATTCCCTTGGCAGACCGGAAAATGTTAGCAATGTTTGAAGTGCTTTCTGATCGTCTGGACCAAATGGAAAATGGA GTCAATGGAGTAGCAAACTCACTGCGAGACCTTGCCAATGGGATGCAAAACATGGTGAGATGGGAAATTGCACTCAACACCATGGAAGAGTACATCCGGCCCATTAACACCTTGTACAGAAGATTCCGTCTATACcagaaaatgaaagacaaa ATTGAAGATTATACTCTTATGGACTTTGCCAATACTGTCGTGTCCCATGACACTCACTCAGTCATGTCCTTAATGGCTCACCTGCACAGTATGGCAGCACCAGAGGCATCACTACGAACATCATCCCTTGACGAGGCACTG TCTGTTTCAGCTTTGAATGACCCAAGATTTTTCTACCATGTGAATGAAAAAGTAACACGCAAGATGATACTACAAGAAAAATTGATAACTGAAAACATGCATGATGATAATCGCCCTGAACAACTTTCACTTCGTCCAAGCCTCTTCCGTATGCTGCAAGACACCTTAAAA ACCAGTGATAATTGCCACTTGCACCAATCACCACAGCAACTGATTGAAGGACTCAATATAATACTTGCCCTCACTGAGGCACGAGGATTTGCAATGTTGGAGTTCGCATGGATGATTTTAAGAGTATATAATGAAG GCAATTTTACTGTAGAACAAGAAGTATCAAAGAAACTGTACCTGCAGTATTCTGAAGATATTATGAGTGAAGCAAAGAGTGTTCTGGACGAGGTACCTCGGGAATTCTTCAGATGTGATCCACGGCACCATGAAGAAGGCGAAACATATATTCAGTTGACTGAACTTTTGcag GGCTATATAGAAAATGAGGTTGACATGAATGCAGATGGCTCATGTTCACAAAACTGTGGGTATTACCAACATGCTAGAAACGAAGGATGCTACATGCCTCAATCCCAGTACTGTGGCCAGCATCGACGTTGTAATGGCATCATACATGACTGTAAGTTCTATGATGCAGATGCCACAGTGTGTCTTTCTAGAAAACCCTACAGACGGTATGACTCCATCACCTATGAAAATCGCAAGCATCTAGGAAGCTACCAGGATTGCAGAGGCACAGAAATGAAGGTGGACTCTTGGTGGAGATTTTTGTATCACTGCTCCTATTGTTTATGTCTGTGTGATGATGGTAGCTCCCCCTCAAGTGATCGTTACATCAGTCTGACTCCTGCCCTCAGTGACCTACAGAAGAACATG ATAGTAACAGGGGTGAAGTTTACTAAACAAAGGCGAGTGATCCACGTGCAGATACAGCAAGGGCAGGTACTTCCTCAAGGCCAAATTAATAGTTCAACCATTCAATGGGTGGAAACAGAGCCCATTGTAATTAACAA tcttaatTACACTGAAGGTACAGATTACAAGAAACTGTCATTTGAGGACCGCAGCATTGATTTAGACAAACTTGAAGGACCTGGGGGCCATGTAGTTACTGGTGTACGCTTCAGAATGCTTGGTTCACACTTAAACCTAGAG ATTAAAATTACACCAATCAACTACACGTCTGGAGTGATGCAGCCCATCATGAGCTACTGGATTAGTAATGACAACACTCCAGCCATGGCAAAGAACCCTAGACAAGAAATTGACCTTCATTCCCCTGATGACCCTACCAAGTTCCCAGCTTTGTCTAAGATTGACTCTCTGCCCGACACATTCATGCGATTTGTTCCCACAGACCGAGTGAAAGATGTTGCTCAACTTACAGTTCCTTTCTTTGACTCACAAACTGTGGCACCTACTCCTAGTTCTTGGCTATCAGGCATAGAGCTCTTCCATAAGGGCCAGCCTGGGTCTGGGGGATTCTTGGCAATGAAAGTCTTTAATTATGATATGACACCTCACATGGAAGTAAGCAGTAATGAACCTAGAACAGTATTATTGCCTAAATCTCAGTAA